A stretch of Caldanaerobius polysaccharolyticus DSM 13641 DNA encodes these proteins:
- the rlmB gene encoding 23S rRNA (guanosine(2251)-2'-O)-methyltransferase RlmB — MSEEFYIAGKNAVMEALKADENIDKLYVANGIGGHFIEEILALARDKGIPVQRVNKKKLDDICPGKHQGIVAKAPPYKYKSVEDILKEARDKGEEPFVIVLDSIQDPQNLGSVLRTADACGVHGVIIPKNRAVGITPAVVKASAGAIEYVPVAKVTNIARTLNELKQAGLWIIGADMNGPVDYCDADLKGPIGLVVGSEGMGMRRLVKESCDVLVKIPMVGSINSLNASVAAAILMYEVFRQRKH; from the coding sequence ATGAGTGAAGAGTTTTATATTGCGGGAAAAAACGCGGTTATGGAAGCTTTAAAGGCCGATGAGAATATTGATAAATTGTACGTGGCCAATGGGATTGGAGGCCATTTCATAGAGGAAATTTTGGCACTGGCCAGGGATAAGGGGATACCTGTGCAAAGGGTAAATAAGAAAAAGCTAGATGATATTTGCCCTGGTAAACATCAGGGGATTGTAGCAAAGGCTCCTCCCTATAAGTACAAAAGCGTAGAGGATATACTGAAAGAGGCAAGGGATAAGGGGGAAGAACCCTTTGTAATTGTGCTAGACAGCATACAGGACCCTCAGAATTTAGGATCTGTACTCAGGACTGCTGACGCCTGTGGCGTCCACGGCGTCATTATACCCAAAAACAGGGCAGTGGGTATTACCCCTGCTGTGGTCAAAGCATCGGCAGGGGCCATAGAATACGTGCCGGTGGCTAAAGTGACAAATATCGCCAGGACGCTGAATGAGTTAAAGCAGGCCGGCCTGTGGATAATAGGTGCGGATATGAATGGCCCAGTAGACTATTGCGATGCTGATCTTAAAGGGCCCATAGGTCTTGTGGTAGGCAGTGAAGGCATGGGCATGAGGCGGCTTGTGAAGGAGAGTTGCGATGTGCTGGTTAAAATACCTATGGTAGGCAGCATAAACTCACTTAACGCTTCTGTGGCGGCTGCGATATTGATGTACGAGGTCTTCAGGCAAAGAAAACATTAA